The genomic stretch tCCTCGCCGGGTTGATCCCCGTGCCGGTTATCGGGATCGTCGCCAGGTGCACCATGAACACAGCGAACCCAATTGGCAGCGGCGCCAACACCTGATCAGTTTGTTCGTCAATACAAACAGAGAAAATGACTTTCCACGCGTGCAAGATGACAACTCAAAAGTGTGTGGAGCAATTACCGGGACGTGTGAGTCGCGGGCGTTGCGCTTGGGATCCGTGGCGGAGAAGACGGTGTACACGAGCACAAAGGTGCCAATGATCTCAGCGGCGAGGCCGGTGCCGGTGGAGTACCCGGCGCTGACCTcgttggcgccgccgccgtagcgaGCGTAGAAGCCGCTCTGGAAGCCCTTGACGAGCGCGACGCCGCAGATGGCACCCAGGCACTGCGCCGCCATGTACAGCACCGCGCGCACCAGGGACACCTTGCGCGCCAGAAAGAGGCCGAAGGTGACCGCGGGGTTGATGTGGCCGCCGGAGATGCCGGCGGTGCAGTAGACGAGGATGAAGATCATGCCGCCGAACGCCCACGCGATGCCGAGGATGCCCACGCCGCCACACGCCGCGTCGGGGCCCGACGCCGACGCGTCCGTCTGGTGCTTGtacccgatcaccgtcgccacCGTGATGTACAGGAACAGCAGCGTGGCCACGAACTCGGCGATCACGGCGCGGTACAGGGACCACTTGCCGAGCTCGTCGATGTCcaccagcggcgccggcggtgggtcGACATAgtcgcgggcgccgccggcctcgagaGCGGACACGTCGACCTCCTTACCCATTTTCGCCGGCTTGGCAAGCTGTTGCCACTGCCAGAAGCTAGTTTGCAAGAGCTGCTTGAAAAGCTATTAGTGCTTGCTGTGTTGTGGTTTTGGCCTTTTGGGGCTCTTATGGGCGGTATTTATAGGGGTTGAAGGTCCATGAAGGTTTATGCTGCAATGCATtttatttgttttgattttggaGAAAAGTTGGGTGCTCATGAGTAGCTGTTTTGCATCCAGTTAAGTATGAACTTGTGAGACTCCGGATAGGAACGAGGTTGCAAAATAGAGGAATAAAAAGCAAAATAGAGGAATAAAAAATACTGGAAGAAAATAGGAAGAGATATTTGGAACTAGCGAATCCAAAACATAGGAATAAAGAAACGTTGGAACTATAAATTGATATTAATACATTAACAATCAATTAAATCGATAGATGTTTTACTATTATACTTGCAGTATTAAATTCTTTTGTAACCAAGCAAGATGGGATGGTTATGATTTTGTTCGGCCATGGGTGTTTCCGGCAACCTTGATGACACCATGCATTGCTAATGCGCAGCAAGGCCAGATAAGCATGATTAGGTGGGGAGAGAAAGAGTGCCAGCGAGCTTTCGTGGGAACGTTTCCCATGAGCTCAGAGCTTATTTTCTGATTCCTCCAAAAGTACAGGTGGAATTGCCATTCGTTTGGAAAGTTTTATGCTAATTCCTTTGTTCCAAACGGTGAAAGAGAAGATGATTCCTATGGAATGAGTTTCCTATCTTTTTAATTCCTCCTACATTCGAGATGAggtaaaaaaataaagagaacCCCATTTCATCTTTCGGACCTCTGATTCAAGGTTATTGCTAGAGTTAATTTAACAAAATTTAATTAGCTCCTAAATAAAACTAGCTAGTAATTGCCAATAGTTGGTTCAGAGGGCCGCCCAACACCGACCCCTATCCTCAAACTGACATCATGCTCATCCATCTTCATCCATATGGCTCCCGGCCCCACCACCAGCGCCATTTCGGCTCATCCTGTGGCCAGGACAGAGGCAGGCTCACTCACTAACACCCCACATAATTAAAGAAAATTAGGTCACCGTCAGAGAGTTGAtcaccaaaagaaaaaacaaaagaaaagcttaGCCACACTAACAGCACAGATGGATGACAAGTTGTTAGTAGGCTACCGTGCATGTCATCTGAAACTGAATTCTGATTCACTAGTTACCATGTCATTGCAACACCATCCCTAAATCAATGCGCACCGGTGGTAGAAACTCACCTTCCATctaccccttttgtcccgatttaaaTTTGGCTCGTGactaaaggttcaccaaccgggacttaaACTCAACCACTAGCGGGGGGCTCACCagggttcaccaaccgggactaaaaagttctttaatcccggttggagagGTCAGTGGTTTGgatggtgtttccaaccgggacaaaagggtccctACCTCGTTTTTCGTGCGCCCCCTCCATCTCCTTATCTCTTTCCCCCGGCCCGGCCTCCCactctccttctctctcacgCGTTACCTCTCCTTCCTAATCTTCTTCTCTCCCACTGATCTCCTTCCTCactcccgtcgccgcccctcccctccctaccGGCCGGGCGCCGCCGTGCCCCCCCCACTCCCACCAATTGCCCCTCCCCCcgacgccgccccctcccctcctcgcgttgctctccctcctccctccgacGCCACagcctccttccctccctcccgcccctcccctccttcccctcccagcgccgccgccccctcccactcccccttgcgccgccgcctcctccccctccacctctgttgccctccccttccccctctgctcgcccctcactggcagtgaggagcggcagtggGGTGAGGTGTAGGGCAGCGCAGTAAGAGATGAGTCAGGTGGCGAGCTCGGTGGCCAAGACGAAGTCAATGTTGTTGttgtggttttttttttgcaggcagcggcgggagagggagggaggtggccaAGAGGAAGTTCTTGTAGGTGGCGGCGATGGAGTTCTTGCAGTCAGTGGAtgtaggcggcggcggtggatgcaGGCGGtagcgggagagggagggaggtggccaAGAGGAAGTTCTtgcaggcggcggtggtggagttCTTGCAGTTTGTTTGCAGGCGGTAGCGGGTGGATACGGCGGTGGGTGGATGTAGCAGGCGGCGCAGGGCGAGcgtgcctttttttttaattatttttggaaaCGCTTTAGTCCCAAAGGGAGGGTCTTTagagcctgtttggtttgaggttGCTAAAGTTTgccttttagtccctaaactgccaaacacctcTGCTTAtttgggctaaactttagcccctacaGTTTAGTCCATAAGCCACCAAAGGGTTGCTTATGGGGGCTAAAAGGTGCCCTGGACACCCCCTGCCCTCATTGAATGCATGTCTGAGTGCCCCTCTTTCCCATCTCCCGTTGCACCCACCCATCCGCATGCCGCTCCTACCCCTATCTGTGCGCTGGcggcccctccccttcctccgcgccAGGTGCTAGCggtcccttcccttcctccgcACCAGGCGCTAGCGGCCCATCCCCTTCCTTCATGCCGGGCGCCGATGGCCGTGCTTCCTCTGCTGtagaggcggcggtggtggtgggacgGAGCCTGTGGTGGCCACACAGCAGTAGGAggagcccctccccttcctctgcgCCGGGCGCCGGTGGCCATGCTTCCTCTATCgcagaggcagcggcggcgggacggaGCCCGTGGTGGCCGCgtggcagcaggaggaggacaaCATCAATTCGTGGCAGCCCACGATGGATCTGTTCATGGCGAGCGTGGGCGGCGCGGATcctggcggcggagggggaccACGCCGGCGCCCGTGAGGTGGCACGGCGCGGCTgccgtggtggcggtggcgcgcggTAGGAGGAGGAGTGGGAGCAGGAGAGGTAAGCGGGCGACGGACGGGTGGCTCCCGGAGGAGATGGCGAGGGGTGGGCAATGTGGTCATTGTACATGGCATTAAATGTTGTTTAGCCCCTAGAACTAAACAGgtaggactaaactttagtccctctaaataagcaacttttagtccctaaaataagcaacctcaaaccaaacagacccttagtcCTGGTGAAGACTCGGGATTAAAGaatcccttttgtctcgaatagTTTATTCTGGATGTTTTTTCAGTAGATTTAACTCCTaccaatcgagataaaaggCTAGTTTTCTACTAGTCCGTACGCTAATTCTGGGATTCATGTGCCTAGCTAGTGGCCCTGATGGACATGTCTGTACCACTATAGAGTATACAATCTTTTCCGATTGTGAACTATGTTTGAAAATCCTTAGCAGAGGTGACATTTATTAATATATCTTGGTGCCCTGAAATGACAAATCGTATGCGCTGAAAGTTCATTCAGAGATTCCTAACATGCTTCACAGTCCTATGGTTGGCAAATTTCCCCGGGATGTGACGGCTTAGGCGACAAACAAGTGCAGCTTCAGTAGTTCGTTTTACCTACAAACAACTTCTGTAGGGCCAATGGCTATTATAGTATTCTTATTTTTAGAAGATGGCTATAAGTGGTAGACCTGAAATGTCACAAACTGTTCCCTCTGGCCATAAATACTGATTTTTCAATGGGTCAAAATTTTAAAACATATTAatacttttgatttttttcttttaaaacaTATACCATATGTTTAGATTGGCCTTAAAAATATTCTCATTATAATCATAACACTATATAATTTTAGAAGTACATTGtagtaaaaaaatattggttatATGTCAGCGGCAACATAGACCACAACCACTTGTGCTATGGTAATTCCCTTCAATTGCGAGCAGCACCCAGTACTTCACGGAGGTTAAATTACTAGGAAGCTCCAAAACAATTTCAAATCTTGTGTCCTTCTAAGATAACAAACTACCTGAGGAAGGTTCTGGTAAGTAATAGATGAGAAAAGGGGCACAAACTCAACAAGGATTTCCGTTGCTACAGGAGGGAAAAGCACCACCCCTAATTTACATTGGAACTCCATAGGCTCTCTAGGTCAAGGCTCTTGGGTATCACCACCAAGTTGGGCAAGCTGCTGAGACATCAAGTATGAGCTGCAAAAGTCTCTTCGGGTTACTTGACGCCATGTTCATTCAGAGCTTGACCCACTGAGGGTTTCTGCATCTCCGCACAAGCCCCTTGCTACTGTCCACACCAAGTTGGAGAGTTGGCAAGCTTGTTGGCGAGCCCCCAAGGCTTTAGGGTGCCGGTGCACTAAGCTTCTTACAAGTATGGATCACTCCTTGATCCAGACACAAAGTAGCAACACTTTGCAAACACTTAGCATTATACTCTCTTATCTTGTGCTAATTGCCTTAAAATATCACTTTTAGCACTTCGGTTGTTTGGTAACCTTATCAAGTGTATGTGAGGTTTTCTAAACGCCAACATAGTGAAATGGCAGAGTTAGGCTGTATTTATAGACTCAACACCTCACACTAGATGTTGCTCCAATGACTCTCTTTCATTATACTACCTAGATGGTCCTCATGAGCAACATTACAAGCGTCGAAATATCTGGCGTGTATATTGCTCAAACCAGCCATTGAAAACTCTACTTTTCTTAATCACCAATGAGATGTGAAAGGATCAAGATGTCTCCTAGATAGTGGATTTTGAATGGGTGGTTCTTGAAATTTATTGAAACTTGTAGAAATATTAGAGCCCGCCTGGTTTTCTAAAATAGAATCCCTTACGATATTGTGAGGCAACAACTGAATTAATTGATCTATGCCATGAAAGAGTTCCAACTCAAAATAATTGTAGAGATGTGTGTCTGAGAGTGTTTGTGAATAAATCCATGAAGAATATGTACTCACGCAATCAAGTAGATTGAGGAAATACAAAAAGTAGAGAGCAAGAACTCAACAACAATCAAACCAACAAGAAGACACATGGAATTTCCCCCCCAAAGTTTGACTACTTCTGAGAAAGCATCTGCATCTCTACTGAGAAGCTCCATAAGAAGTCGGATCTTTTTCAACCACTTACTCTCACCAAAAACCTCTCTGTTTTCACTAAATATTTCTTTCCTTGCGGAGGTGAAATTGGAACCTACACAAGCTTCCTACAGTTCACCACAAGCTTGGGAACTCACTAGGAAAATCCAAGCCACCTATAAGGATTCACCTCCAAAGCAATAAATGCTTCACAAGTTGCTTGACAAAAAGTCCACAAGTGCTCAAGGTTTGGATTTCTCTCTTGTTCTCACACACGCCAAATCTCCAAACCCAATTCACTAGATTTGTCACAAAAAACACAAACCTCACAATGCATGATTGCGAAGAGCTTCACTAGCCATGGCTTTGGTTAAGGATGAGATCAATACCATTAAAAACAAATGATGAATGCTTTTTCCTTTTCATGACGACTATCAAGCGTCATAGATTTATGACAATAATGGATTGtcataattttttattaaaacAAACTAGTTAAGTGAGCTCTACATTTATTTGGACGTTAGTTTATTTTTTAAGGGATTGCATCTCCAACGCATATATAGGATTTGCATTTCATTCATCTGAGATGTTTAGGCAATAGTATACTTTGGGCCGAGGACTACCCCATGAGCTGCTGACcgatattttttttagaataaggtcTAGGTCTTGGGCACCAATGaaacaaaaatatggaatgaaacATGCCCAGCAACGGATTTTAAACTAAACACACAATTGTGCCAACTAAAGGTAGATCCAGCGTGAGGGATGGTGGCCGGAGCCCCTACCCTGATGCAGCCCATGGAGCACCCCtggagagaaggaagaagaaagtaaggaaaaagaagagaaagagagaggaaggaagaagaaggggaaaatcAGCCTCCCCCTAGCATGAATTCCAGGATCCGCCCCTAGTGCCAACCCTACAGAACATCATGAAACAGATCGACTTTATGGCATTTTTATCTGTTGTCATGAGATATTCATAACAGAAGGCCATATTTGTTGTAGTGTTTCCTCATCATTTAGAGGCATATAGGTTTGATACCTCAGAGATTTATCATTGCACATAAAGATTGCAAAAAGTATAGTCTTTTCGACTCAAACTCCAAATTATTGAACCACAATTTTCACTCAAATGAATGGATTATCAATACTCATAATTGCTAGCCACATATCCACCAATATATGTTTGAGATAGTTCTCCTAAAGGCTATCTTTCCCAAGCATTAGATATTGTAGTGTTCTTTTCTTTTACTATTGAATAAAGGGGCCAATATTGTGTTACAAAACTAGAGGATTGATATAAACAATTCCTAGCTCAACATATTTCCCACTTTCCCTTGACCCCTGCATTGTTGCGCTTATGATGACACAGGGTGACTTCCCACTCCGCCATAAACCTCCCGTTGGTGACCGGGCTGACCGCCGCTACTATTAGCCCCTTGCTCCTTAGCTTCCTTCCTCTCTTCCTGCCCATCCTTCCTATCCCTCTCCCTACCACTCCTGTGCCTGAAATAGATCTAGATCTGGTTATGGGGATTGGTGGGTGCCGTGGCCAGTGGTAGCGGGTGGGCAAGGTAGCAACCGGTGCTTGCACTGCACATGGAGGTTGTAAATGAGTGGCTTCTCGATGGCTGCACTCTTGGCTGTGCTTCGCCTTGGGAGGACATGATGCGACATTTTTGGTGGAGTGTTGTGTCAACAAGGCATAGAACCCCAGGTGCATCCGGATTTGACAGCCTGGCTATGGTTGCCGTAACTCTTGGGGCCAAGATGCGGGTTAGGTAACCCTAGGCAGCAACATGGTCTACACGTTGGATGGCTGAATTCACCACCAAGCGGTGCTACTACATGTGTGGCCGCCTAGCTGTTGTGGGGATGGTCGCTGCTACCTATGGGCCAGTCTACTATCAGCTGGTGTGGTAGTGGGTGCTAACTTAATCTACTAGCGTGATGGCCATTCACAGGGTCATGGGCTTGGTAGCGACGCCTTGTGGGGAGGTCAATAGCAACTGCTTGCTTCTGCTTCTTGCTAACACACGTTGTGAGGACACCTGCGTACATCACTAGTGTCTGACGACACGGCTTGTAACTCCTATTGCACGATGAGGGTGGGATGTGACACGGGAACTGGGCAACCATAACAAAAGCCTTGCCTCTACTGGATGATGGTAGAGATGCCTTTGTGTGCCATTTCCTTCCTCGGAAGCATCCAACAAATTGCCCCTTTCCCCCTTGCATTGTGAATGCTTATT from Setaria italica strain Yugu1 chromosome II, Setaria_italica_v2.0, whole genome shotgun sequence encodes the following:
- the LOC101755885 gene encoding aquaporin PIP2-6, whose amino-acid sequence is MGKEVDVSALEAGGARDYVDPPPAPLVDIDELGKWSLYRAVIAEFVATLLFLYITVATVIGYKHQTDASASGPDAACGGVGILGIAWAFGGMIFILVYCTAGISGGHINPAVTFGLFLARKVSLVRAVLYMAAQCLGAICGVALVKGFQSGFYARYGGGANEVSAGYSTGTGLAAEIIGTFVLVYTVFSATDPKRNARDSHVPVLAPLPIGFAVFMVHLATIPITGTGINPARSLGAAVVYNNNKAWSDQWIFWVGPFIGAAIAALYHQIVLRASARGYGSFRSNS